cgagctggtgaattttttttttatatattttttgtaattttttataataataaattatgatacttttatttatatatttaatctttatacaaaaataaatctaatcaacaacttagcaaattataatatttttttataattaaaattattatttaatatgatatatagaactttatgttatattttaatatatatttgtattacgttaatattttttaaattgacaagtaattcacttatgattctttattatttataaatttatgtcaaaatttagtaattcttatgaattaatctaaaaatcataataataataataataataataacaaaaataataatgatgatgatgatgatggttgaacaattctgattattatttttattagatatataataagattaaaaagtttaatcaataattacgatatcttaaaatttgggcacctgattcatacgaaatttaaatatatacaagattgtgtctattagatcatatcagacggtataatgtaaaatcacatggcctgattcaacgatGCACCGTCTTGAAtaattactcttatgtttcgatATCAGAtggtttgggtgtgtttttaacatcttgtttaatttttttcttgggtttgggtgtgttttcAGGGGAcaatgatttgtttatttcttgttgttgttgtttggttttataaaagagttgtaatgtTGTATGGAAGACCATTATTGATTagcaaaatttctgaaaaattttgtatataatgtTGTAAAATTCCTCTGATTCCCACCTCTATTCTTCTGCAATTTCTAGAAcaaaatcgagctcgagctcgaaaataatttatcgagcttgagctcgagctcaacctCAGTGAGCTcgtcaagctcgagctcgagctcaaacaaAGAACCCTCTTAcactcagtttctttttccttcccagCCTCATTCATGGTGGCTCTTAggcctctctgtctctctgcaTTTTACCATACCAGTGGTATTTGACTGAGAAGTTGCAAGATTTGGTCCAGAGGATAACTCAATGAACACAGCTCAAACAAAGAACCCTCTCAcactcaatttatttttccttccCAGCCTCATTCATAGAGGCTCTTAggcctctctgtctctctgcatttgcattcttctcactctcactcactCTGCTTCAGATGTTGAGTTGCTTTTGATGAAGATTAAGCTTTCACTGCAAGGAACCGTCGAGAACTTGCCGTTGTTGTCCTGGAATGTCTCAGTCCTACTCtccattagggttttgggactacaagtgttgaaaacgtaaagcgtgggacaaaaagtgagaatgaccctatctagtgggaccaaaagtgatattttgtcGTTGACCAACATGTACCATACTAGTTGgctaacggcacgtgacaagTCATATGCTGTTTCCGTCAATTTTTAACGGCgcgggactaaaagtgttaaaaaattagggttttgggactacaagtgttggCACTTAAAGcgcgggaccaaaagtgagaatgaccctatttagtgggaccaaaagtgaaattttgccaAAAGATAACTACCCCACAATGAAAGGTTATAGAaagtgtcaaacactattgtCGAATGGGCATACAAGAAATCTTATACTATAATCCAagaattaacataaaatattacaatatgCCTATAGAAGTCTTCTAGTCAAAGTTGCAGTAATCTTTTTGAAACATTGTTAATCCTAGCTTATATAGACATGATTATGACCCATAGATTTTGCTATTAATGAATCCTTAGTcatctttaaatataattagccATTTTCTTGTATGAATGGAAATGCTAAACCAACAACAATAGATTCCACTCCAAAACATCTCCcaagagacagagagagatgGAAAAATACAACCAACTGTTTGATGTTATAGTGATTGGAGCAGGGGTCATGGGCAGCTCCACAGCTTATCAGACTGCAAGACGCGGCCTGAAAACGCTCCTCCTAGAGCAATTTGACTTCCTCCACCCCCGAGGCTCGTCTCATGGCGAATCCAGAACCATCCGAGCTACCTACAAGAAAGACTACTACTGCAGCATGGCTTTAGAATCATCTCGCCTTTGGGAAGAAGCTGAGGCTGAAATTGGATACAAAGTCTATTTCAAGACCAGTCATCTCGACATGGGGCCATCAGACAGCGAATTTCTGCAGGAAGCCATTGCTAGCTGCCAAACGAACTCCATCCCTGTCAGGGTTCTCGATCGTAGTGAAGTGTTTGAGGAGTTTTCTGGTAAATTTCAGCCCCCTGAAGGCTGGATTGGTATGGTGACTCCACAAGGAGGAGTCATTAAAGCAACCAAGGCTGTGGCCATGTTTCAAACACTTGGAGTGCAAAGTGGCGCCGTGCTTAAAGACAACACAGAAGTGGTGGATATTAAGAAAGATCAATCCACAGGTGAGATCGTTGTCTTCACAAGGGCTGATGAAAAATTCCGGGCCAAAAAGTGCGTAATTACAGTAGGGGCATGGACGAGAAGATTGATCAAAACAGTAAGAGGAATCACCCTCCCGATTCAACCAGTGGAAATCGCCGCCTATTACTGGAAGATTAAAAACGGCCATGAAGACAAATTCACCATCGAGAACGGCTTCCCAACTTTTGGAAGCCACGGGGATCCGCACATATACGGCACCCCGTCGTTGGAATTCCCGGGGCTGATCAAGATCCCTATTGACGAAGGCGGCGCCTGCGAGCCAGAAGAGAGGACATGGGCAGCTCCACCGGACATGTTGGATTCATTGCGTGAATGTATTAGAGAACGATTCGGGGGGCTGGTGGATAGTAATGGGCCGGTGATAACCCAATCTTGCATGTATTCAGTGACCCCCGATAAggattatgtgattgattttctGGGAGGGGAGTTCGGCGAGGACGCGCTGGTTGCAGGAGGATTTTCCGGGCATGGGTTTAAGATGGCGCCAGTGGTGGGGCGGGTTGCGGCGGAGCTGGTGGCTAGTGGGACGGCGGAGGGCGTCGCTCTGACGCACTTTAGGATAGCCAGGTTTGAGAAGAACCTTAGAGGAAACTGAGTCATGATGATGAAGGCTGGCTAGATCAcatctaattttaattctacTAAAATtacttatcaaataaataaataagatggGTGATTtacattatgtttggatttgtgttttagttgttttgttttgtgttttggaaatagagagaaaaaaatagagataagtgagtatgtgttgaaaatagattatatgtttggatttgtgttttgagaaaatttaaaatattttaaaataagtggtgtagatTTGAtattgggatttgggagacaaaaattactgttcattgttaaatcatatatttttatatataaatatgtatatatataagtattttatgtttaatgttgtacttttgggagacaaaaattactgtttattgtcaaatcatgtttgttttatattatgtatatatatattatatatagaaagttgaaaaatagaaaaatacgCAGATAaggtataaaaatacaagaacaaacattgagtgtattttatcttgtctcgagaaatatgtataaatactgatatttagatttttatatcatgattaaatttattgaatttaaaatacaaaatttagattttttaatattaactttgttgaatttatttgtataacgTCATGCTTTCAGAATCCTCTACACTccattttgtattatttttcgtatatatatatatatatatttaaattcttttagtataaaatcttttagaATTTTGGATCAGGTCCAAAAATCCTCCCACAATCTTCAAGTAAACCTACAAAATACAACGACTAAGATGCATTTTACCCCCTATATCTTGTTGACAAAAGTTAAAAACCTGattgtatttttgaaataggctaaaaattggacaaaatgcataaaatcctcCTGTATTTTAAAAGGTCGGCAAAAAGCACCtccctattttcagaataggctaaaacccccctcatgttttgttttagtcagcgAAAAACCCCCATTCTGTTAGCAACTAACGGGAAGTGGAGAAGACGCACGTCTGCTGCGTTTGGTAGTTTTTTTCTGCGATTTAGgttgatatttaatgattttttggaccaaaatacccctctatgggtctatatacacacaaaggagttttttgcttgttttgtgtattcattttgtcatttctcaccttaaaaaataaattaaattttggcatattaaatttaaattgaaatattaaattaaattatatttcaattcaaataattttgtaattgttaattattaaatctaactattatttttaattaattaaaatatatatttaattacaataattattattattattattaattagccaaaatatttaattattataattatctaaaatattcttaatttactaaaatatattttaactaatataattaaaattaattaaaaattaaaaaaaaaaaaagaaaatctggtATTTCGCCCATTTTCGCTGAAAACTTCGAAACAATTTTCCGGCGCCGTCCGGACGAATTTTCGACGCCTAATGGTACCATTagaatcctctcttcaagacgaacATTTNNNNNNNNNNNNNNNNNNNNNNNAAACCGGCGTGCCGGGGGGggggtgtggggggggggggggggagccGGGGTaaagggggtggggggtgaGTGGGgtagttagttatttttttaatatataataataatatatttttaaaattttatttatttatatataatataaattaaataatatgttgaatctaaaccttttattttttcaaaatctaacggttgagattaattgattagatctaacaatcaatatttgatcaaaaaagatccaacggtcattaaaataaaaaataatatatattaagtaagggtataacggtcattttctaaaaaaattaacaccgttagttggatttaacggagagggggcgattgagccgagttttacaaaacacatgggagtttttagcctattctgaaaatagggaGGTGCTTTTTGTAGACttttaaaatacagggggattttatgcattttgtctgctaaaaattactttcatattttgtaaaactcaacaaaaaatttcttatatattagtaatgaAAGGTGCATTAAACACACTCTTTGTGCCTTAGGggatatttcttttattttcttttctttttttaactattttggcACTTTTTTGGGtcttttttactaaaatgcccttatgatatttatatatttcacatgtatattttttttacttattttgagtgttttttgtattttcattttattttttaaatatatttacttaaaaatataattatttatatatttttttaatttttataatttaaattaaaatattaaactaaattatatttaatttaattaatattaaatatcaaatattaaattaaattatatttaaatttaaataattttgtaattattgaaattaaaatttaaaaactataattgttaaaattatttttaattaattaaaaaatatattttaagtacaataattattataattatttaaaattattttcaattaattacaatatatttaattaatataa
This Sesamum indicum cultivar Zhongzhi No. 13 linkage group LG5, S_indicum_v1.0, whole genome shotgun sequence DNA region includes the following protein-coding sequences:
- the LOC105162390 gene encoding probable sarcosine oxidase; protein product: MEKYNQLFDVIVIGAGVMGSSTAYQTARRGLKTLLLEQFDFLHPRGSSHGESRTIRATYKKDYYCSMALESSRLWEEAEAEIGYKVYFKTSHLDMGPSDSEFLQEAIASCQTNSIPVRVLDRSEVFEEFSGKFQPPEGWIGMVTPQGGVIKATKAVAMFQTLGVQSGAVLKDNTEVVDIKKDQSTGEIVVFTRADEKFRAKKCVITVGAWTRRLIKTVRGITLPIQPVEIAAYYWKIKNGHEDKFTIENGFPTFGSHGDPHIYGTPSLEFPGLIKIPIDEGGACEPEERTWAAPPDMLDSLRECIRERFGGLVDSNGPVITQSCMYSVTPDKDYVIDFLGGEFGEDALVAGGFSGHGFKMAPVVGRVAAELVASGTAEGVALTHFRIARFEKNLRGN